GATAGCTGGTGATAAAAGACCTCTATAACACAGGTGGTAAGGAGCCCTACAGTTtgtacttgaagacctccaatgagagtTATTATTTTCCAATGCAGCTCATCCCACTTTTGGAAAGCTCTTGttgtttggaagtttttccttaaatcggagctaaattttcctctttgcaacttctaccatTGCTCCCAAATCTGACATTTGGAACCAGACAGACCAAGTGTAATATCTCTTCCATGTGGGGCTCCTTCAAATAACTGAAGCTAGATATTACATTCTCCATAAGTCTTTTAAGAGAGGCAGCATTACATGACAGAGAGCTGGCTTCAGAATCTGAAGTTCATGAGTTCACATACTCCTCCTGTATATGCTGACTATGTGACTCAGAGCAAGTTGTTGAACATCTTTGTGTCTCAGGCAATTCTTTGACTGTAAGTTGCAGGAAAAAAAGGGTACTAGGAAGTTACTCACTGAGAACTCCCTATGCCAATAGAATCACaggttcagttaaaaaaaaaaaagtcttctccaggctaaccgTCCCCAGTTCCTTCTGCTGATCCTTCTGTGAGACAGCTCCAGGGCCCATGACTGTTCTAGCCGTGCTCCTGTGGATGCTGTGCTATTCATCAGTGCCCTTCATGTAATGGAGCACCCAGTGACTAAACAGAGTACCCAATATGATTTCACCCATTCTAAATTCACTTATTGAAAACACTCTTCTTCCTGGTCCAAGTTGAGCATCATTCTCTTTTATAAAAGAGACAGAAACTAGAACTTCCTCTGATAAGGATTCCTTTCCCTTGGCACAGCAAATAGTGGTGAGtgacattttttgtttgtttcagattCCTTTATTGAAGAGGCCAGGTTTGAAAGAAAGGACTCAAATCTGATACAAGGCATTTACATGGGAGcatcaaatgaaaaaagattgcCAAAGGATAGTCCTCAGCAttacaaaaagagagaaacaaaaagttTTGAGGTCATTGTAGAGAAACAGAAGGATAACCAGAAGATACAATCCCGACTAGTAGCAACTACTCATGGCAAAACTCCTAATAAAGTGTGTGTTCTTCATTCTAACACATTGGGGAGAAGTTTGCATTTGGGATCAGGCTTTGTTGCACTAAGGAAAGGCACAATGGGGAAAAGTCTCCATAAACATAAGAAACTTGGAAAAAGCTTCAAagatttttccagcctatttacATGCAATACATCCTCCTTAGAGAAGAACCTTCCTAAGTATACAAAGTACAAGAAACCCTTTAGTTACCACTCAGATCTAATTAAATTTCATAAAATACATGCTGGAGGACTGCATGAACTCACTGAGAATGGGACAACTTTTGACAAAAGATCAAGTCTTACTGAACATAAGATAATTCATATTGGAAAGAAATATTATAATTGCAATAAATATGGGAAAACTATTGGAATCTTGACTAAATACAAGAGAATTCATACcagagaaaaacaatttgaatgtaatgaatgtggcaaAGATTTTAGTCTGGTATCAAAACTTATTGTACATCAGAGAACTCATATTGCAGAGAAACCctttaaatgtaatgaatgtgggaaatccTTCAGTATAAAGGGGAGACTTAATAGACATAAGAGAATTCATagtggagagaaaccctttgaatgtactgagtgtgggaaagccttcagccaGAGGGGACACCTTACTAATCATCAAGGAATTCATAGTGGAGAGAAACGCTTTAAATGCAATCAATGTGGGAAGAGCTTCAGTCAAAGGGGGCACCTCATTAATCATCAAGgagttcatactggagagaagcccttcaaatgtaatgaatgtgggaaagacTTCAGCCGAAGGGGAAACCTTATTGCtcatcagagaactcatactggagagaaaccctttgcgtgcaaagaatgtgggaaagctttcagtGAGAGGGGAAATCTCATTACccatcagagaactcatactggagagaaaccatttgAGTGTCATGAATGTAGGAAAGCCTTCAAAGACAGGGGAAGCCTTAATAgacatcagagaactcatactggagagaaaccctttgagtgccatgaatgtgggaaagccttcaggcACAGGGGATCCCTTATTGATCATCAGAGGaatcatactggagagaaaccctttaaatgttatgaatgtggaaaagcGTTTAGCCGGAGAGGAATCCTCATTCAtcatcagagaactcatactggaAAAAAGACTTTCAAAGGCACTGAATATTCAAAGATCTTCAGGAATAAGGGAAACCTTAATAGACATCAGATAATCAATGCTGAAGAGAAACCATTcgaatgtgatgaatgtgggaaagcctttagcCAAAGGGGACTCCTCATTCATCATGAGAGaactcacactggagagaaaccctttgaatgtaatgaatgtgagaaaGCCTTCAGTAGCAGAGGAAGTCTTAACAGACATctgagaattcatactggagagaaaccttatgaatgtaatgaatgtgggaaaggttTCAGCCAGAAGGGACATCTCATTTATCATCAAGGGATTCATACTGGAGATAAACCCTTTAAATGCAGTGAATGTGGAAAAGGCTTCAGTTGGAGGGCAAGCCTTATTACCCATCAAAgaactcatactggagaaaaaccctttgcatgtaatgaatgtgggaaaagctttggggaaaggggaaaccTTATTACccatcagagaactcatactggagagaaaccctttgaatgtaatgaatgtgggaaagccttcaccCAGAGGGCAAGCCTTATTACCCATCAGAAAACTCATATTGCAGAGAAACCCTTTAAATATAATTAAAGTGGCCAAGCTTTTGATGAGAGTTAAATACTCAAAAGCTATCAGATAACTTAGACTAAAGAGAAGCACTTTGAatataattgacataggaaactTTATTAGGATAGGACTTGGCATTCCAAGGACTATCAGAAGACATCAGTGAATATATGCTGAAGTGAAACTCTTCTTATGTAATGAATATAGGAAAGTGTTTTTTCTTCCCCTGGAAAGTGCTCAAAAGACACAGGAGTTCATACTAGAGATGAGCCCTTTGGATCTTAGGAATGTGGGAAAGCCACCTCCTAGAGGGAATATCTTATAACACCTTATTGAACATCAGAAATGTTTTCCatgtaatgaatgtgaaaaagGCTTCAGCAGGATGTCAAAAATTATACTCTCCTGAGAACTCATCCTGGAGAGGAACCTTTTTCATGTCATATATGTAGTAAGGCATTGATCCAAGGAGCAAAACTTATTACTCATCAGAGAATACATACTGGAAAGAATCTCTTAATATGATGATGGAGAAAATCTTAAGACAGAGGAAACA
The DNA window shown above is from Notamacropus eugenii isolate mMacEug1 chromosome 2, mMacEug1.pri_v2, whole genome shotgun sequence and carries:
- the LOC140525305 gene encoding uncharacterized protein; the encoded protein is MAPLPRPAPPEPWGASRTWARRPGQRVQPRHSMRMKDLEGPAPGPLQARESLTFKDVAMDFTREEWRCLEPAQKVLYRDVMLETYENLVSLGVSVPVSKPHLISLLERGGTLSGPKGRAPRDTCPDSFIEEARFERKDSNLIQGIYMGASNEKRLPKDSPQHYKKRETKSFEVIVEKQKDNQKIQSRLVATTHGKTPNKVCVLHSNTLGRSLHLGSGFVALRKGTMGKSLHKHKKLGKSFKDFSSLFTCNTSSLEKNLPKYTKYKKPFSYHSDLIKFHKIHAGGLHELTENGTTFDKRSSLTEHKIIHIGKKYYNCNKYGKTIGILTKYKRIHTREKQFECNECGKDFSLVSKLIVHQRTHIAEKPFKCNECGKSFSIKGRLNRHKRIHSGEKPFECTECGKAFSQRGHLTNHQGIHSGEKRFKCNQCGKSFSQRGHLINHQGVHTGEKPFKCNECGKDFSRRGNLIAHQRTHTGEKPFACKECGKAFSERGNLITHQRTHTGEKPFECHECRKAFKDRGSLNRHQRTHTGEKPFECHECGKAFRHRGSLIDHQRNHTGEKPFKCYECGKAFSRRGILIHHQRTHTGKKTFKGTEYSKIFRNKGNLNRHQIINAEEKPFECDECGKAFSQRGLLIHHERTHTGEKPFECNECEKAFSSRGSLNRHLRIHTGEKPYECNECGKGFSQKGHLIYHQGIHTGDKPFKCSECGKGFSWRASLITHQRTHTGEKPFACNECGKSFGERGNLITHQRTHTGEKPFECNECGKAFTQRASLITHQKTHIAEKPFECNECGKEFSLRASLISHQRIHKGVKPFECNECGKTFSIRGSLNRHQGIHTGAKPFVCNECGKAFNIKESLNRHQRIHTGEKPFECNQCGKGFSQRANLVRHQRTHTGVKPFVCSKCSKAFSTRGSLNRHQNIHTRLKLFECDECGKAFYKRGRLIIHQKTHSKLKSFVCNECGKDFRQRADLIYHQRTHTGEKPFVCNECGKGFRRRVDLNSHQRTHTGEKPFECDECGKAFNQRARLIYHQRTHTREKPFACNECGKAFSRKEHLIEHQRTHTGEKPFECNECGRAFSKRKKLIHQKTHTGLKPFKYNECGEAFSQRAYLINHQRTHPGERPFEHSEYGKAFSENKMLKKHPGTHPRVKTFECNECGKCYRWRTNFITHQRTHSGEKPFECDECGKAFNKRVKLVIHQKIHTKLKPFVCNECGKGFRRRADLITHQRTHTGEKPFQCNECGKGFSQSGTLIGHKRTHTGEKPFACNECGKAFSWKTSLIIHQRTHTGEKAL